GTCTTGGCCCGGATGACCGACCGGGCGATCGCGGTCTCGGAACCGGTGCGGACGTCGCTGATCGAGGTCAGCGGTTTCGCCCCCGACCGGGTGGTCACGATCGCCAACGGTCTTAATCTGCGCCGGATCGGGGCCATGGCCGGGGAGACGAAGATACGCCAGGAATTGGGGCTGAGCCCGGCAAGTCTCGTGGCGGGGACTTCGGCCGCGCTTACGCCCAAAAAAGGGCATCGCTACCTGCTGGATGCGGCGGCCCTTTTACGAGCCGATTTCCCCGGCCTCCATTTCCTCCTGCTCGGGGAAGGGGAACTGCGGGAAGAGATCGCGGAGGGAATCCGCGCCCGGAATCTGCAGGGCACCGTGCATCTTCTCGGTTCGCGCCCCGACGCTCTCGAGATCGTCGCCGGTCTCGACGTCTTTGTGATGAGTTCCGTGAGGGAAGGCCTTTCCATCGCCCTCCTGGAAGCGATGGCATTGGAAAGGCCGGTGGTGGTGACGGCCGTGGGGGGCGCGGTGGATGTCATCGAGGACGGGGTTTCGGGGGTGCTCGTTCCCGAACGGGACGCGCGGGCCCTGGCCGCGGGGATAACCTCGGTCCTTTCCTCCCCGGCCCGGTCGGTTCGGATGGGGCGGCGCGCCCGGACCGCCGTCGAGGAACGGTTCGACTTCGACCGGATGGTCCGCAGGTACGAAGAGGAATACCTGCGCCTGGTCCGCCCCCCCGGGAAGCGGTTGCCGGAAGAGGTCGGCTCGGGTACCATGGCTTCGGGAAAAATCGAGCGATGAGCGTCTGGAATTACTTCAAATACGGCCGGCGGCTTTTCTATAAACGCAACGCTTCGCCGCTGTACCTGGTTTTTTTCGTTACCGAGCGCTGCAACGCCCGTTGCCGCCACTGTCTTCTGGGGGGAATCCATCCCGGTCGCGACGAACTTACCCTGGAAGAGATCGAGCGGGTTTCCCGCTCGATGGACGATTTTCTTTTTCTGCTCCCCACCGGGGGGGAGCCGTTTCTTCGTTCCGACCTTCCCGAGATCGTGGAGGTGTTCTACCGCAACAACCATATCCAGAACGTAGGCATTCCCACCAACGGCGGTCTGACGGAGAAAGTGGTGGGGGCGGTGGAAGAGATCCTGCGCCGCTGTCCGGGGCTGGATTTGATGGTGGATGTCTCCATCGACGGAATCGGCCCCGATCACGACGAGATCCGCCGGGTGCCCGGGCTCTTCGAAAAAGCCATGGAGACCTTCCGGCGCCTGAAGGAGATCGACGCCGCGCACCCCCGGTTCACGGCCAGCATAGAAACCACGGTTTCTTCCTTCAACGACGATAAACTGGAAGACATGTTCCGCTATTTCACCGAGAAAGCCGGAGCGCAATCCATATTCACGCTCCTCTGCCGGGGCAAACCCATGGAGCCGGCCGCCAAATTTTTCGACATCGAACGCTACACCCGTTACGCCGAAGCCCTGGAAGCGGGGATGATGCGGCGACGGCTCACCGGGTACGATAAGTTCCCCTTCGCCGACCTGATCAACGCCAAACGGATCGTGCGCCACCGCCTCATCGGCAGAATCATCCGCGAGAACAGGATGGTCCTTCCCTGCTACGCGGGGATACTGGGCGCCGCGCTCTTCGCCAACGGCGACGTGCTCCCCTGCGAGCTGCATTCGGATCTGACCATGGGAAACGTCAGGGAAGCAGGATACGATTTCAAGCGGATCTGGTTCGGCGCCGCCGCCGTCCGCGCCCGGGAAACCATCAGGAAACAGAAGTGTTTCTGCACCTATGAGTGTTTTCTCACCCTCAACATCCTCTTCAATCCCCGCATGTATCCGCAGCTCATCAAGGAATATCTGAAGGTGAAGTGGGCGAAGCTGTTCGGGAGGCGGCAGTGAGCGGACGAGCCAAACCGCCGAAGCTTCATTATGTCCGCCCCCGGCGCTGGATCAGCGTTTCGTCGCCTCGGGCGGAC
The window above is part of the bacterium genome. Proteins encoded here:
- a CDS encoding glycosyltransferase, yielding MDPVRPVRILHLIDSLPREGAEMLLFDLIQRSDRSLLDFSVCSLTGGGGVEKMLAELGVAVHLLGRRSPGDVSAFRRLCRIIRSGGVEIVHTHIFSSHLWGAAAGRRCGAKVMRTEHNMSAWKRGWRARADRVLARMTDRAIAVSEPVRTSLIEVSGFAPDRVVTIANGLNLRRIGAMAGETKIRQELGLSPASLVAGTSAALTPKKGHRYLLDAAALLRADFPGLHFLLLGEGELREEIAEGIRARNLQGTVHLLGSRPDALEIVAGLDVFVMSSVREGLSIALLEAMALERPVVVTAVGGAVDVIEDGVSGVLVPERDARALAAGITSVLSSPARSVRMGRRARTAVEERFDFDRMVRRYEEEYLRLVRPPGKRLPEEVGSGTMASGKIER
- a CDS encoding radical SAM protein, translated to MSVWNYFKYGRRLFYKRNASPLYLVFFVTERCNARCRHCLLGGIHPGRDELTLEEIERVSRSMDDFLFLLPTGGEPFLRSDLPEIVEVFYRNNHIQNVGIPTNGGLTEKVVGAVEEILRRCPGLDLMVDVSIDGIGPDHDEIRRVPGLFEKAMETFRRLKEIDAAHPRFTASIETTVSSFNDDKLEDMFRYFTEKAGAQSIFTLLCRGKPMEPAAKFFDIERYTRYAEALEAGMMRRRLTGYDKFPFADLINAKRIVRHRLIGRIIRENRMVLPCYAGILGAALFANGDVLPCELHSDLTMGNVREAGYDFKRIWFGAAAVRARETIRKQKCFCTYECFLTLNILFNPRMYPQLIKEYLKVKWAKLFGRRQ